The Manihot esculenta cultivar AM560-2 chromosome 11, M.esculenta_v8, whole genome shotgun sequence genome includes a region encoding these proteins:
- the LOC110627192 gene encoding protein RGF1 INDUCIBLE TRANSCRIPTION FACTOR 1 codes for MEQMLVPPWLESLLSSSFFNICPRHQDSPRNECNMFCLDCKNDAFCFYCRSSRHKDHPVIQIRRSSYHDVVRVTEIQNVLDISEVQTYVINSARVLFLNERPQPKSGSSKGVSHLCEICGRSLLDPFRFCSLGCKLVGIKKNGSDKLKVTSKKEEMEERKEGIGGRRLQSKEEEEEEEELRVGSQQDMYRSNSHNSNSRRRKGIPHRAPFAS; via the exons ATG GAACAAATGCTGGTACCACCATGGCTAGAATCATTGTTGTCATCTTCATTCTTCAACATTTGCCCTAGGCACCAAGATTCCCCACGTAATGAGTGTAATATGTTTTGCCTTGATTGCAAGAACGATGCTTTTTGCTTCTATTGCAGATCCTCCAGGCACAAAGATCATCCAGTTATTCAA atcaGGAGATCATCGTACCATGATGTTGTTAGAGTTACTGAGATTCAGAATGTTTTGGACATAAGTGAAGTTCAAACTTACGTTATAAACAGTGCAAGAGTTCTTTTTCTAAATGAAAGACCACAGCCTAAGAGTGGTTCAAGCAAAGGAGTCTCTCATTTATGCGAAATCTGTGGAAGAAGTCTCTTGGACCCCTTTCGTTTCTGTTCTCTTGGATGTAAG CTTGTAGGAATAAAGAAAAATGGGAGTGACAAGTTGAAGGTAACAAGTAAGAAGGAGGAAATGGAAGAAAGAAAGGAAGGAATTGGGGGGAGAAGATTGCAatcaaaggaagaagaagaagaagaagaagaattgcgTGTAGGAAGCCAACAAGACATGTATAGAAGCAATTCTCACAATTCCAattcaagaagaagaaaaggcaTCCCTCATAGAGCACCTTTTGCctcctaa